One part of the Paenibacillus silvisoli genome encodes these proteins:
- a CDS encoding alpha-ketoacid dehydrogenase subunit beta, whose amino-acid sequence MPKMDYIDAIRLAMKEEMERDEDVFVLGEDVGHKGGVFTTTKGLIGQFGEERVLDTPLAESAIVGTAIGAAMYGMKPIAEMQYSDFMFPATNQIISEAAKIRYRSNNDWTCPLVIRAPIGGGIFGGLYHSQCPESVFFGTPGLKIVAPYTAYDAKGLLKAAVRDPDPVIYFENKKCYKLVTGDVPDGDYVVPIGKSNVLREGDDITVISYSLPLHFVLEAAEELEEEGISTHVLDLRTLQPLDHEGILEAARRTGKVLIIHEDNKFGGIGAEVSAIIAEEMLYELDAPIMRLCGPDVPAMPINPPGEKFFMLNKDKVKEAMKKLALF is encoded by the coding sequence ATGCCGAAAATGGACTATATCGATGCGATCCGCTTGGCGATGAAAGAAGAAATGGAGCGCGATGAGGATGTGTTCGTGCTCGGCGAGGACGTCGGCCACAAAGGCGGCGTATTCACGACGACGAAAGGGCTCATCGGACAGTTCGGCGAGGAGCGCGTATTGGATACGCCGCTTGCGGAATCCGCGATTGTCGGAACGGCAATCGGCGCCGCGATGTACGGCATGAAACCGATCGCCGAAATGCAGTATTCCGACTTCATGTTCCCGGCGACGAACCAAATCATTAGCGAAGCGGCCAAGATTCGTTACCGCTCCAACAATGACTGGACATGCCCGCTTGTCATCCGCGCGCCGATCGGCGGCGGCATTTTCGGCGGCTTGTACCACTCGCAATGCCCGGAATCGGTGTTCTTCGGAACGCCGGGGCTTAAAATCGTAGCGCCGTATACGGCTTACGATGCGAAGGGACTGCTGAAAGCGGCCGTCCGCGACCCGGACCCCGTCATTTATTTTGAAAATAAAAAATGCTACAAGCTTGTTACCGGCGACGTGCCTGACGGCGACTACGTCGTGCCGATCGGCAAGTCCAACGTGCTTCGCGAAGGCGACGACATTACCGTCATCAGCTACAGCCTGCCTCTTCATTTCGTGCTGGAAGCGGCGGAGGAGCTTGAAGAAGAAGGCATTTCGACGCATGTGCTTGACCTGCGCACGCTTCAGCCGCTCGATCACGAAGGCATCCTGGAAGCGGCACGCCGTACCGGCAAGGTGCTGATCATCCACGAGGATAACAAGTTCGGCGGCATCGGAGCGGAAGTGTCGGCCATCATCGCGGAAGAAATGCTCTATGAGCTTGACGCGCCGATCATGCGTCTGTGCGGACCTGATGTGCCGGCGATGCCGATCAACCCACCGGGTGAAAAGTTCTTTATGCTGAATAAGGATAAAGTGAAGGAAGCCATGAAGAAGCTGGCATTGTTCTAG
- a CDS encoding dihydrolipoamide acetyltransferase family protein, which translates to MKKVTEVVMPQLAESLVSATIDKWLKQPGDVIEMYEPICEILTDKVNAELPATIQGTLVEILVGAGETVPVGTPVCLIEVEDEEAGTTGASPAAGSSQAPSAPAANVGSNERAAVRAQGAAAAAGGSGDGDSMRYRYSPAVQQLAAEHNVNLSAIEGSGLGGRITRKDVLAYIESGRNTRPSSAARPSAGGSTGVGSPQINKSGGEVRSSGLHLSETPRIPSVDAQQQVPGRSEYFIDVTPVRNAIARNMRQSVTEIPHAWMMMEVDVTNLVALRNKLKDDFKKREGVNLTYLAFWVKAVVNAIKDFPIMNSVWAVDKIIVKRDIHIGLAVGTEDAVKVPVIKNADQKNIAGLAREIEDLARKTREGKLTLADMEGGTFTVNNTGSFGSILSYPIINYPQAAIVTCESIVKRPVVIDDMIAIRSMANICLSLDHRILDGVICGRFLQRVKENLESFNLDTKLY; encoded by the coding sequence ATGAAGAAAGTGACGGAAGTCGTCATGCCACAGCTCGCAGAATCGCTTGTATCCGCGACGATCGACAAATGGCTGAAGCAGCCAGGCGATGTCATCGAGATGTATGAGCCGATCTGCGAAATTTTAACGGACAAAGTAAATGCAGAACTACCCGCGACCATTCAAGGGACGCTAGTCGAAATTTTAGTCGGCGCCGGCGAAACGGTTCCTGTCGGTACGCCGGTCTGCCTCATCGAAGTCGAAGATGAGGAAGCCGGAACGACAGGCGCGTCGCCTGCGGCCGGCAGCAGCCAGGCGCCATCGGCGCCTGCCGCTAACGTTGGAAGCAACGAAAGGGCGGCTGTCCGCGCTCAAGGCGCGGCAGCCGCAGCCGGAGGGAGCGGCGATGGCGACAGCATGCGCTATCGCTACTCGCCTGCGGTGCAGCAGCTGGCCGCCGAGCACAACGTCAACCTGTCCGCCATCGAGGGCTCTGGGCTTGGCGGACGCATTACGCGCAAGGACGTGCTGGCGTATATCGAATCCGGCCGTAACACGCGGCCTTCGTCGGCAGCTCGGCCGTCCGCCGGCGGCAGCACAGGCGTCGGTTCGCCGCAAATCAATAAGAGCGGCGGCGAAGTGCGTTCGTCCGGTCTGCATTTGTCGGAAACGCCGCGCATTCCGAGCGTTGACGCCCAGCAGCAGGTACCGGGCAGAAGCGAATACTTCATCGATGTAACGCCGGTCCGTAACGCGATCGCGCGCAATATGCGCCAGAGCGTCACGGAAATTCCGCATGCATGGATGATGATGGAAGTGGACGTGACGAACCTCGTCGCGCTGCGCAACAAGCTGAAGGACGATTTCAAGAAGCGGGAAGGCGTCAACCTGACGTATCTTGCGTTCTGGGTCAAAGCCGTCGTCAATGCGATCAAAGATTTCCCGATCATGAACTCCGTTTGGGCCGTCGACAAAATTATCGTGAAACGCGATATTCATATCGGTCTTGCGGTAGGCACGGAAGATGCGGTTAAAGTGCCGGTCATCAAAAACGCCGATCAGAAAAATATCGCCGGACTAGCCCGCGAGATCGAGGATCTGGCCCGCAAAACGCGCGAAGGCAAGCTGACGCTCGCCGACATGGAAGGCGGCACGTTCACCGTCAACAACACGGGCTCGTTCGGCTCGATCCTGTCGTATCCGATCATCAACTATCCGCAGGCGGCAATCGTCACTTGCGAATCGATCGTGAAACGTCCTGTCGTAATCGATGACATGATCGCGATCCGTTCGATGGCGAATATTTGCTTGTCGCTGGATCACCGGATTCTTGACGGCGTCATTTGCGGACGGTTCCTGCAGCGGGTGAAAGAAAATTTGGAAAGCTTCAATTTGGACACGAAGCTGTATTGA
- the lipB gene encoding lipoyl(octanoyl) transferase LipB produces the protein MTTDAKQLDVRYTPMLGYAEAWDLQKAYVKEIDKEERRETLLLLQHPPTYTIGSQRHPEHLLYSEEELAARGIGLFQIDRGGDITYHGPGQLVGYPLLYLDGANLDLHGYLRQLEQAIIDWLAEYGIEGGRKPEYTGVWVGDEKIAAIGVKFNKARTRRGFVTSHGFALNIKAGIAQNGFRGIIPCGIQEYAVTSFADITGIHLTVEQAALELLPHFCRQFGCEIADQAGLLLEHPADAHEER, from the coding sequence ATGACAACGGACGCGAAGCAGTTGGATGTCCGCTATACGCCGATGCTCGGCTATGCCGAAGCATGGGATTTGCAGAAGGCATATGTGAAGGAAATCGACAAGGAGGAGCGCCGTGAAACGCTGCTCCTTCTTCAGCATCCGCCGACCTATACGATCGGCTCCCAGCGGCATCCCGAGCATTTGCTTTATTCCGAGGAAGAGTTGGCCGCGCGCGGCATCGGCTTGTTTCAAATCGACCGGGGCGGAGATATTACGTATCATGGTCCGGGTCAGCTGGTCGGTTACCCGCTCCTCTATTTGGACGGGGCCAACCTTGATCTGCACGGGTATTTGCGACAGCTGGAGCAGGCGATTATCGATTGGCTGGCGGAATACGGTATCGAGGGCGGAAGGAAGCCGGAGTATACCGGCGTATGGGTAGGCGACGAGAAAATCGCGGCAATCGGCGTGAAATTCAATAAAGCCAGAACTCGCCGCGGGTTCGTGACGAGTCATGGCTTTGCGCTCAATATTAAGGCCGGCATCGCGCAGAACGGTTTCCGGGGCATAATCCCTTGCGGCATTCAGGAATACGCGGTGACCTCGTTCGCCGACATCACCGGCATTCACTTAACGGTCGAGCAAGCGGCGCTCGAGCTGCTGCCGCATTTCTGCAGACAGTTCGGCTGCGAAATTGCAGACCAGGCGGGGCTCCTATTGGAACATCCAGCCGATGCTCATGAAGAGCGTTGA
- a CDS encoding M20/M25/M40 family metallo-hydrolase yields MINKQRIIDEFMALVQVDSETKHEREICDVLTGKLKELGFSVEEDDAASITGHGAGNLIAMLGANGKTEAPVIFFTSHMDTVVPGKGIKPRLDEDGYIRSDGTTILGSDDKAGIAAMFEAIKVVKEQNLPHGPIQLVITVGEESGLVGAAALDSSKLKAKFGYALDSNGPIGDIAVAAPSQAKITIKIHGKSAHAGVNPEDGISAIQVAGKAISRMSLGRIDHETTANIGRFEGGGATNIVCDFVKLDAEARSIVQDKLDKQVESMRETVMAVVSEFGAKAEFESKLIYPAFNFTDGDEVVELAKAAIEKIGRTPKLFHSGGGSDANIFNGHGVPTVNLAIGYEHIHTTNEQIKAEDLVKTAELVVEIIAQAAEKNG; encoded by the coding sequence ATGATTAATAAACAACGAATAATTGATGAATTTATGGCGCTTGTCCAAGTCGACAGCGAAACGAAGCACGAGCGGGAAATTTGCGACGTGCTCACTGGCAAACTGAAGGAGCTTGGCTTCTCGGTAGAAGAGGACGATGCCGCTAGCATTACCGGCCATGGCGCGGGCAATCTGATCGCGATGCTCGGGGCGAACGGCAAAACGGAGGCGCCCGTTATTTTCTTCACCTCGCACATGGATACGGTCGTGCCGGGCAAAGGCATTAAGCCGCGTCTGGACGAGGATGGATACATACGAAGCGACGGGACGACGATTCTCGGCAGCGACGACAAAGCCGGCATTGCGGCGATGTTCGAAGCCATCAAAGTGGTCAAAGAGCAAAATCTTCCGCATGGCCCGATTCAGCTCGTCATTACGGTTGGCGAAGAGAGCGGCTTAGTCGGCGCGGCAGCGCTCGATAGCAGCAAGCTGAAGGCGAAATTCGGCTATGCGCTCGACTCGAACGGACCGATTGGCGATATTGCCGTAGCGGCTCCTTCACAAGCGAAAATCACGATCAAAATTCACGGCAAATCGGCGCATGCAGGCGTCAATCCGGAAGACGGCATCAGCGCCATCCAAGTCGCAGGCAAAGCCATTTCGCGCATGTCGCTCGGCCGGATCGACCATGAAACGACGGCGAACATCGGCCGATTCGAAGGCGGCGGCGCGACGAACATCGTCTGCGACTTCGTCAAGCTGGACGCCGAGGCGCGCAGCATCGTGCAGGATAAGCTCGATAAGCAAGTGGAATCGATGCGCGAAACGGTAATGGCGGTCGTATCCGAATTCGGGGCGAAGGCGGAGTTCGAAAGCAAGCTGATCTACCCGGCGTTCAACTTTACGGACGGCGACGAGGTTGTGGAGCTGGCGAAAGCAGCCATCGAGAAGATCGGCAGAACGCCGAAGCTGTTCCATTCCGGCGGCGGCAGCGATGCGAATATTTTCAACGGCCATGGCGTTCCGACCGTTAACTTGGCGATCGGCTACGAGCATATCCATACGACGAACGAGCAAATTAAGGCGGAAGATCTCGTGAAGACGGCGGAGCTGGTTGTGGAAATTATCGCGCAAGCGGCGGAGAAGAACGGATAA
- the mciZ gene encoding Z-ring formation inhibitor MciZ, with translation MKQYAVNGKLTLVGKAWEIRHQLKLLAKSSAKTGNLPGGKSTRTLGEYLRTTAN, from the coding sequence ATGAAACAATACGCGGTAAACGGTAAATTGACGCTGGTCGGCAAAGCTTGGGAAATTCGCCATCAATTGAAGCTGCTGGCGAAATCGAGCGCGAAAACCGGCAATCTTCCCGGCGGAAAATCGACGCGTACGCTCGGCGAATATCTGCGTACTACCGCTAATTAA